TTACAGTAAAACTCAGAGCAATGATGGAGTAGAACCAAACGTGGGGAGATTTTTTAGCACCATAAATATCAAGAAAGATTGCCTCTGCAGCACTTCTAATCATTGGGTATGAAAAGAATAAGAAGAACAAAGAGAGACTTCCTAAGATCAGACCTCTTTTCTTATCTAAACTTAATTCAAGTAGCATCTCTTTTAAATCTTTAAAGTAATTCTTCTCACTCATAGTTTCTAGCTCTAAATTAAATTATTAACTAGCTAATGATATACGAATGAGTTGCGACATGAAACAAAACAATAGATTATTTTAAGATTAAAAAGACGCTGCTCTTTTTAGAGCCAGAAGACTTAGAATAATTAATCCCTTTCGACAAAGAGACACCTGAATCTTTACTTGATAAGTCCTGCACGATACTTCCTAGATCCACTCGCTGTCCCTTACTCACTTGAATAGTTGTGATAAGGTTCGTTCTCTTATTTCCTAAGTTAATATCGACTTCTGTAAATTTCCCTCGAATCTGGCAGGAAATAGTAATCAAAGTATCATTTACAAATAATTGAGCGAGCTTTTGCTCCATTACTCTAATCATTGAAACAGATTTCCCCTCATTACTCTTTTGTTTTTCACCAATATGAATCTTGGAGCCAAACTTTATAGACTTTGTATTTTTCTCACTTTCTCTTAGAGTCTCTATTTCAAATAGACACTCCCTCTTCCTTACAGCAGAATTTCCCATGACCTCAAATTGATAATTCATTGAAAGATACTTTTGGAAGAGCTCTACCCTGTCTTCGCCCACGCCAACCTCTACACAGTGCCGAGCTCTATTTAGAGTGATAAGATCTTTTTCTAATTTTATTTGATTTAAATAGATTTTAACTCGCTCTAGAGAGACATTTCTCTTGAAGCAGTATTGTCTTAACTCCATAGCACGCAGACTAATTGATGAGAGAAGAATGAATAGAAGTAAGACTAGATTACTCTTTTTCACCAAGATGTGAGTCCCCCGTCTGACTGGCAAAGAACTTCTCAGCACTATCAAATTCGCAGAAGTCTAAAGATGATTGAAACTTAAATCCAGCAGGAACCTTTCCACCTTCTTTTTCGATTCTCTCACAAGTACATGCAAGATTCTTCATAAAATCAAAGAACTTCGTCCCTGTTTCAGAACTCATTAAGTGCTCCATTAAACAAGAATCTCTTTCAGCAGTCTCTTCGTTTACTCCAACAAAGTCTTTTAGAAAATAGAAGAGTAAAGTTCTAGAAGAAAGAATTCTATGAACTTCATCGTGACCCTTATCCGTAAGAATGAGAAATTTGCAATCTTCCTCTTCTTCGACAAAACCTTTCTTTTTTAAATTATTAAGTGCCGTTGATACACTTCCCTTAGTAAGCCCAAGGTCTTTTGCAATATCTGTAACTCTCGCAAAACCTCTACTCTCTTTCAACTTATGAATCGTCAGAAGGTAATGGGCCATCGAGTGTGATAATTCTATTTCGTGTGTTTTTCCAGTCATAATATACCTTGTATCAAACTCTATTGATGCGAGTCAAACGTCAACTTTTCTTTGCACTTAGGCAAAACTATAACACCCTCTCTTCACAATGTTAAGTTATTGATATTAAAGATTTTACTTAAGAGGTGAGATTTTCCCATAGGCCGAATTTTACTACCGTGATAAAATGATAAAGTATTGAAATAAGGAAATCACAATGAAGCTAAGGATCTTTTTAAGTTTATTCCTCCTCTTATCCACGGCTGATATTGGTGCCCAGGCAATCATGGATACTCAATTTGGGCAGAATAATGATCCATCCAACCTCACAGACCAAGACAAAGACCTGTCTGAAAATTTTGTTCATGGTGAAAAAGTTCAACGAATTTACGAAGAAGAATGTACTGCAAATAGTGAAACGGAAGATGCTTGTCTTGGAAATAAAGCTGATCCAAAATTCATGAAGATGAAGTCATCCATGGTCAGTGCTCTCGCCAA
The sequence above is a segment of the Halobacteriovorax sp. JY17 genome. Coding sequences within it:
- a CDS encoding metal-dependent transcriptional regulator, with translation MTGKTHEIELSHSMAHYLLTIHKLKESRGFARVTDIAKDLGLTKGSVSTALNNLKKKGFVEEEEDCKFLILTDKGHDEVHRILSSRTLLFYFLKDFVGVNEETAERDSCLMEHLMSSETGTKFFDFMKNLACTCERIEKEGGKVPAGFKFQSSLDFCEFDSAEKFFASQTGDSHLGEKE